A window of Nocardiopsis sp. Huas11 genomic DNA:
GCCGCCGCCCGGGTGTCCATCCCCCGGACGAGCAGCGCCAGATGGCGCCTGCGCAGCTGCCCGGTGCGCCCGGCGTCGGGCAGCCGGATGGCCGCGCACCCCTCCAGGACGAGCGTGACGTCGTCGGGGACGACGTCGGCGCGCAGGCGACCGCACTCGCGGGCCCGGTCGACCAGGCGCGCGCCCAGCTCCGCCGCCCTGAGCGAGTCCCCGTACATCTCCTCGGTCGGAGTGAACGATCCGGCCAGGTGGACCGTGAGCGAGTGCACATCGGCGTCCACCACCCGGCCCAGGAACCCCGTGAACGCCCGCCAGGGGTCGGGGTCGGCCAGCGCGGCCTCGGCCTCGCCGACGAAGCGCAGCAGCCCGTCGTGGCAGAGCCTGCGCAGGAGTTCCTCCTTGCCCGCGTAGCGCCGGTAGAGGGCGCTCATCCCCACGCCCGCCCGGGCGGCGACGGCCGAGACCGGCGCCTTGGGGTCCTCGATGAAGACCGCGCGGGCGGCCTCCAGGATCGTCTCGTCGTTGCGTGCCGCCTGGCCCCGGCGCCCGGAGAGCCCGGCGCCAGCGGGAACCTCGTTCTTCTTCGCCATACTCCGACACTAACACTGGAACGGATCATTCCGTTCTGCTACAGTGAAGGGGAACGAAGCATTCCGTTCCAGAAAGAGGCCAGCCATGCGTACCCCCGAGATCCTCCCCGCCCGCATCGACATCCCGCAGGCCCGGCTGGACGACCTCGCCGACCGCCTGCGCCGCACGCTCCGGCCCGACGCGCTGCCGGACGCCGGAGCCGACTACGGCGTCCCCGCGGACCGCGTCGAGCGCCTGCGCGAGTACTGGCTGGAGAAGTTC
This region includes:
- a CDS encoding TetR/AcrR family transcriptional regulator, which produces MAKKNEVPAGAGLSGRRGQAARNDETILEAARAVFIEDPKAPVSAVAARAGVGMSALYRRYAGKEELLRRLCHDGLLRFVGEAEAALADPDPWRAFTGFLGRVVDADVHSLTVHLAGSFTPTEEMYGDSLRAAELGARLVDRARECGRLRADVVPDDVTLVLEGCAAIRLPDAGRTGQLRRRHLALLVRGMDTRAAAGTGDGDGGDGDEDGGGEDTGGGPDALPGPPPTGEELAWRWAV